A window of Parambassis ranga chromosome 10, fParRan2.1, whole genome shotgun sequence contains these coding sequences:
- the cenpu gene encoding centromere protein U, with protein sequence MRPKKDKGAKGFKQGESQKASSDDTMELTNLSSIDKASFMEGLQLNYGNPLHSTAMEEDLEERQVDKDGAGKHTVKPTSKQQRGAAVKRKKTEESGESGKEEKRKKRSTMSTGNTVSQPGKMSAKKSSAGQKSTANPVKNQPLRKRESEPANVDSGESELEEDSDSGTAPQSHRRVLSSDEEVDEDTSWKPSPKKAKMHSLGRKSSFERSKSRKSSSGSTSGGHQKPSSDKQKRKKHGRTELEVVLDAFLDFCEQYRESVESQAVKQAIDLFSTNVKDQLLEKISSYKEFKILKRENVKVGSKIHTKRQRLLNAKHELMRAERQLSTLQKEKADLELRLADLRQGQAFLHDIRELNRKYLDYRHRHPNEKQTYGASSLPALLLETRHIQVAEHQLRGNEQQDKNTRTKGTVK encoded by the exons ATGAG GCCCAAAAAGGACAAAGGAGCCAAAGGCTTTAAACAAGGAGAGAGTCAG AAAGCTTCGTCTGATGATACGATGGAGCTCACCAACCTGTCTTCTATAGACAAAGCTAGCTTCATGGAGGGACTGCAGCTAAATTACG GTAACCCTCTgcacagtactgccatggaagaagacTTGGAGGAAAGACAGGTGGACAAAGACGGAGCAGGAAAACATACAGTCAAGCCCACCAGTAAACAGCAGCGGGGAGCTGctgtgaagaggaagaagacagaggagagtgGGGAGAGTGggaaggaagagaagaggaagaagcggAGTACGATGAGTACTGGAAACACTGTCAGCCAACCTGGGAAGATGTCTGCCAAGAAGAGTAGTGCTGGACAGAAATCTACAGCTAA CCCAGTGAAAAATCAGCCACtaaggaagagagagagtgaacCAGCAAATGTGGACTCCGGGGAAAGTGAGCTGGAG GAGGATTCTGACTCTGGCACTGCCCCGCAGAGCCACAGGAGAGTCCTGTCCTCCGATGAGGAGGTGGATGAAGACACCAGCTGG aaaccAAGTCCAAAGAAGGCCAAGATGCACAGTTTGGGCAGAAAGTCTTCATTTGAGAGGTCCAAATCTAGAAAGTCGTCATCAG GCAGTACATCTGGCGGACACCAAAAACCCAGTTCTGacaaacagaagaggaagaaacatgGGAGAACAGAGTTAGAGGTGGTTCTGGATGCATTCCTTGATTTCTGTGAGCAGTACAG aGAGTCTGTGGAGTCTCAAGCAGTAAAACAGGCCATTGATTTGTTCTCCACCAATGTCAAAGACCAACTATTGGAAAAG ATCTCTTCATATAAGGAGTTTAAGATTctaaaaagagaaaatgtcaAG gtGGGCTCAAAGATTCATACTAAGAGACAGAGACTGTTGAATGCCAAACATGAGCTAATGAG GGCAGAGAGGCAGCTGTCAACACTACAAAAGGAGAAAGCTGACCTGGAACTCCGGTTAGCCGATCTGAGACAGGGCCAGGCCTTCCTCCATGACATCAGAGAGCTCAACAGGAAGTACCTGGATTACAGACACAGGCACCCCAATGAGAAACAGACG